From Desulfitibacter alkalitolerans DSM 16504:
TTATTGGTACCGTTAGCAATATTCGGATTTCTTTTCATTATGGGTGTTACAAATGAGCAGCTTTTTGTAAGCGTCATGTGGGGGTTTTTTGAAAGCCTTATGGTTAATGTTGGTTGGCTGGTGAGCTTGGGTTCTCTTTCATTTGTTATTTTTGCAGTAGTCTTAATGATACATCCCCTAGGCAAAATCAAGCTTGGAGGAAAGGATGCAAAGCCTGAGTTCAAAACGTGGCATTGGTGGGCAATGTCCTTATGTGCCGGTATTGCTATTGGGATTGTTTTTTGGCCTCCAGAAGCGTTAATTCACTCTGCATATCCTCCCAGGGGTATGTTCCTGGAGCCAGACTCCCATGAAGCCATAGTCTGGGCAATGAGAACCACCTTTTTACACTGGACATTTACACCTTATGCCATTTACGTGGTAGCAGGAGTTCTAATTGCCTATGCAGCGTATAACCTGAAAAGACCATTGGCTCCAAGTTCAGCACTTTATCCCCTTTTAGGTGAAAGATCAACTGGTTTAACAGCTACTGTGGTTGATGCCATTACATTATTTGCAATTGTAGGAGGTACAGCAGGTTCTCTGGGATATGGTTTAATGCAGTTGGGTGCAGGCTTTGAATTTATGCTCAACATTCCAACAGGTCCAACACTGTGGATAGCCCTTTGTGCAATAATAGTAATTGGTTATACCATCTCAAGTATTACGGGGTTAAATAGGGGTATCAAATGGCTTAGTGATAAGAATGCCTGGTTATTCATAGGTCTTATGGCCTTTGCATTTATATTCGGACCCACAGCTTTTATTCTTAACCTGACAACCCAGTCGGCAGGAGCATACGTCAACAATTTCTTTGAAGCCATGACATTTACAGATCCCTTTCCTAATGGAGATTTGTGGCCCCAATGGTGGGATATGTACTGGTACGTAGACTGGTTATCCTTTGCTCCTATAGTAGGCATGTTCCTGGCACGTTTAGCCTATGGAAGAACCCTTAGAGAATTTTTCATGGTAAACATGGTGCTCCCGGCTTTATTTGGGATAGCGTGGTTTGGCGTGTTTGGCTCTTTAATAATTCACGGTCATTATTATCAAGGAATGGACTATATTGGTATTTACCACGAAAGTGGTATAGAAATACTGATGTTGAGAGTACTGGAGCTGCTGCCTTTAGTAGCAGTAATCAGACCAATACTAATGATTACAATATTCATATCCTTCATCACACTAGCTGATTCCATGACCTCAACAGTTTCA
This genomic window contains:
- a CDS encoding BCCT family transporter, whose protein sequence is MINSKNSNDKGYSIRWAVLLVPLAIFGFLFIMGVTNEQLFVSVMWGFFESLMVNVGWLVSLGSLSFVIFAVVLMIHPLGKIKLGGKDAKPEFKTWHWWAMSLCAGIAIGIVFWPPEALIHSAYPPRGMFLEPDSHEAIVWAMRTTFLHWTFTPYAIYVVAGVLIAYAAYNLKRPLAPSSALYPLLGERSTGLTATVVDAITLFAIVGGTAGSLGYGLMQLGAGFEFMLNIPTGPTLWIALCAIIVIGYTISSITGLNRGIKWLSDKNAWLFIGLMAFAFIFGPTAFILNLTTQSAGAYVNNFFEAMTFTDPFPNGDLWPQWWDMYWYVDWLSFAPIVGMFLARLAYGRTLREFFMVNMVLPALFGIAWFGVFGSLIIHGHYYQGMDYIGIYHESGIEILMLRVLELLPLVAVIRPILMITIFISFITLADSMTSTVSMLSISRPDELTTSEPPVSLKLFWGLLTGATAIIFLVAGGLEGVKIVKTIAGIPILFIQIAMMVGFIVYYFRGKVVDSPGAYNITNQNTVNKDM